Proteins from a single region of Carassius gibelio isolate Cgi1373 ecotype wild population from Czech Republic chromosome B15, carGib1.2-hapl.c, whole genome shotgun sequence:
- the LOC127972279 gene encoding ovostatin isoform X2 produces the protein MDLNISPCWKQLLLFSLLLVCVNGQMAGPSFMVTFPAVIESGSEARLCASLLKPNESLVMNIYLVDDNQSTLLLQEKAEEEFHRCFNFKAPLIEAESVQKMKVELQGQSLKMSEERKVMFRPYHPLTFIQTDKPIYIPGQTVNFRVVTMDKNFSPLDQQ, from the exons ATGGATCTGAACATTAGCCCCTGTTGGAAACAGCTCCTTCTGTTCTCTCTCCTTCTTGTCTGTGTCAATGGACAAATGGCAGGGCC ATCTTTCATGGTGACGTTTCCTGCAGTGATTGAGTCAGGATCTGAGGCCAGACTGTGTGCAAGTCTTCTCAAGCCCAATGAAAGCCTTGTCATGAACATTTATCTGGTTGATGATAACCAGAGCACTTTACTGCTGCAGGAGAAAGCTGAGGAAGAGTTTCACCGCTGCTTTAACTTCAAG GCTCCTCTGATAGAAGCAGAATCTGTTCAGAAAATGAAGGTAGAACTTCAAGGACAGTCTTTAAAGATGTCTGAAGAGAGAAAAGTCATGTTCAGACCTTACCATCCTCTGACCTTTATCCAGACTGATAAACCCATCTATATTCCAGGACAGACAG tgAATTTTAGAGTTGTTACCATGGATAAAAACTTTTCACCGCTTGATCAGCAG TAG
- the LOC127972279 gene encoding ovostatin isoform X1, giving the protein MDLNISPCWKQLLLFSLLLVCVNGQMAGPSFMVTFPAVIESGSEARLCASLLKPNESLVMNIYLVDDNQSTLLLQEKAEEEFHRCFNFKAPLIEAESVQKMKVELQGQSLKMSEERKVMFRPYHPLTFIQTDKPIYIPGQTVNFRVVTMDKNFSPLDQQYSRVILE; this is encoded by the exons ATGGATCTGAACATTAGCCCCTGTTGGAAACAGCTCCTTCTGTTCTCTCTCCTTCTTGTCTGTGTCAATGGACAAATGGCAGGGCC ATCTTTCATGGTGACGTTTCCTGCAGTGATTGAGTCAGGATCTGAGGCCAGACTGTGTGCAAGTCTTCTCAAGCCCAATGAAAGCCTTGTCATGAACATTTATCTGGTTGATGATAACCAGAGCACTTTACTGCTGCAGGAGAAAGCTGAGGAAGAGTTTCACCGCTGCTTTAACTTCAAG GCTCCTCTGATAGAAGCAGAATCTGTTCAGAAAATGAAGGTAGAACTTCAAGGACAGTCTTTAAAGATGTCTGAAGAGAGAAAAGTCATGTTCAGACCTTACCATCCTCTGACCTTTATCCAGACTGATAAACCCATCTATATTCCAGGACAGACAG tgAATTTTAGAGTTGTTACCATGGATAAAAACTTTTCACCGCTTGATCAGCAG TATAGTAGAGTGATACTTGAG TGA